In Neomonachus schauinslandi chromosome 6, ASM220157v2, whole genome shotgun sequence, a genomic segment contains:
- the MTX1 gene encoding metaxin-1, producing the protein MRLGGPPRGPCSGPSPAGPGRSPGRVQGCEKPQSRPGRTRPASPGPAAPSGVRGSPQLGRPASARRARPRTLPPFGTRLWSRRRPPSPEALGSAPRRPAPPRSSLRPPPPAARGAGRVEGAARGRAEARGEVLPGQRAGKMAAPMELFCWSGGWGLPSVDLDSLAVLTYARFTGAPLKVHKITNPWQSPSGTLPALRTSHGEVISVPHKIITHLRKEKYNADYDLSARQGADALAFMSLLEEKLLPVLIHTFWVDTKNYVEVTRKWYAEAMPFPLNFFLPGRMQRQFMERLQLLGGKHRPENEEELEKELYQEARECLTLLSQRLGSQKFFFGDAPASLDAFVFSYLALLLQAKLPSGKLQAHLRGLQNLCAYCTHILSLYFPWDGAEVPPPRQTPVGPETEEEPYRRRNQILSVLAGLAAMAGYALLSGIVSIQRATPARAPGARSLSMAEEDEEE; encoded by the exons ATGCGGCTCGGGGGACCCCCCCGCGGCCCCTGCTCCGGGCCGAGCCCCGCGGGGCCCGGGCGCAGCCCAGGCCGCGTGCAGGGCTGCGAGAAACCCCAGAGCCGGCCCGGGCGCACAAGACCCGCTTCGCCGGGACCCGCCGCGCCCTCGGGGGTCCGGGGCTCCCCGCAGCTAGGGCGCCCAGCCTCCGCGAGGAGGGCCCGGCCGAGAACCCTTCCCCCCTTCGGGACCCGCCTTTGGAGCCGGCGGCGGCCACCCTCCCCAGAAGCCCTCGGCTCCGCCccgcgccgccccgccccgcctcggAGCTCGCTCCGGCCCCCGCCTCCGGCGGCCCGAGGGGCGGGGCGGGTGGAGGGGGCCGCGCGGGGCCGGGCGGAAGCGCGAGGGGAGGTGCTTCCGGGACAGAGGGCGGGCAAGATGGCGGCGCCCATGGAGCTGTTCTGCTGGTCGGGGGGCTGGGGGCTACCGTCAGTGGATCTGGACAGCCTGGCCGTGCTG ACCTATGCCAGATTTACTGGTGCCCCACTCAAGGTGCACAAGATCACCAACCCCTGGCAGAGCCCTTCAG GAACTCTGCCTGCCCTCCGGACCAGTCATGGAGAGGTCATCTCGGTACCACACAAGATCATCACCCACCTTCGAAAAGAG AAGTACAACGCTGATTATGATCTGTCAGCCCGGCAAGGGGCAGACGCGTTGGCCTTcatgtctctgctggaggagaAGCTGCTCCCGGTGCTG ATACATACTTTTTGGGTAGACACCAAGAACTATGTGGAAGTGACCCGGAAGTGGTATGCGGAGGCCATGCCCTTTCCCCTGAACTTCTTCCTTCCCGGCCGCATGCAGCGGCAGTTCATGGAGCGGCTGCAGCTGCTGGGCGGGAAGCACAGGCCTGAGAATGAggaagagctggagaaggag CTGTACCAAGAGGCTCGGGAATGCCTGACCCTGCTCTCCCAGCGCCTGGGCTCTCAGAAGTTCTTCTTCGGAGATGC ccccgCCTCCCTGGACGCCTTTGTCTTCAGCTACTTGGCCCTGCTGCTGCAGGCCAAGCTGCCCAGCGGGAAGCTGCAGGCCCACCTGCGGGGGCTGCAGAACCTCTGTGCCTACTGCACACACATCCTCAGCCTCTACTTCCCCTGGGATGGAG CTGAGGTGCCACCCCCACGCCAGACACCAGTGGGCCCGGAGACTGAGGAGGAACCGTACCGGCGCCGGAACCAGATCCTCTCTGTGCTGGCGGGCCTGGCAGCCATGGCGGGCTACGCCTTGCTCAGTGGCATTGTCTCTATCCAACGGGCAACGCCTGCTCGGGCCCCGGGTGCGCGGTCCCTGAGCATGGCtgaggaggatgaagaggagtGA
- the GBA gene encoding lysosomal acid glucosylceramidase isoform X1: MELSGPPREECPRPLGRAGIMAASLAGFLLLQATSWASALASACAPSLPGARPCSPKSFGYSSVVCVCNATYCDSLEPLTLPAPGTFSRYESTRSGRRMEQSLGTIRANHTGTGLLLTLQPGQTFQKVKGFGGAMTDAAALNILALSPPARDLLLKSYFSEEGIEYNIIRVPMASCDFSVRTYTYDDTPDDFELRGFSLPEEDVKLKIPLIHQALELARRPVSLFASPWTSPTWMKTNGAVNGKGSLKGRPGDLYHQTWARYFVKFLDAYAEHKLRFWAVTAENEPSAGLLSGYPFQCLGFTPEHQRDFIARDLGPALANSTHHDICLLILDDQRLLLPHWAQVVLADPDAAKYVCGIAIHWYLDFLAPAKATLGETHRLFPNTMLFASEACVGSKFWEQSVRLGSWDRGVQYSHSIITNLLYHVAGWTDWNLALNLEGGPNWVRNFVDSPVIVDITKDTFYKQPMFYHLGHFSKFIPEGSQRVGLLASEKNGLDAVALTRPDGSAVVVVLNRSPEDVPLTIEDPGVGFVETLSPGYSIHTYLWRRQ; this comes from the exons ATGGAGCTTTCAGGTCCTCCCAGAGAG GAATGTCCCCGGCCCCTGGGCAGGGCAGGCATCATGGCTGCTAGCCTCGCGGGATTTCTTCTACTCCAGGCAACATCGTGGGCATCAG CCCTagcctctgcttgtgctccttccctcccaggtGCCCGGCCCTGCAGCCCTAAAAGCTTTGGCTACAGCTCAGTGGTCTGTGTCTGCAATGCCACGTACTGCGACTCTCTTGAGCCCCTGACCCTGCCTGCCCCCGGCACCTTCAGCCGGTATGAGAGCACGCGCAGCGGGCGCCGAATGGAGCAGAGCCTGGGGACCATCCGGGCCAATCACACGGGCACAG GGCTGCTGCTGACCCTGCAGCCAGGCCAGACGTTCCAGAAAGTGAAGGGCTTTGGAGGGGCCATGACAGATGCGGCTGCTCTCAACATCCTCGCCCTGTCACCCCCTGCCCGGGATTTGCTGCTCAAATCCTATTTCTCTGAAGAAG GAATCGAGTACAACATCATCCGGGTCCCCATGGCCAGCTGTGACTTCTCCGTCCGCACCTACACGTACGATGATACCCCTGACGACTTCGAGTTACGCGGCTTCAGCCTCCCTGAGGAGGACGTCAAGCTCAAG ATACCCCTGATTCACCAAGCCCTGGAGCTGGCCCGGCGCCCCGTGTCGCTGTTCGCCAGTCCCTGGACATCACCCACGTGGATGAAGACCAACGGGGCCGTGAATGGGAAGGGGTCACTCAAGGGTCGGCCCGGGGATCTCTACCACCAGACCTGGGCCAGATACTTTGTGAA GTTCCTGGATGCCTATGCAGAGCACAAGTTACGGTTCTGGGCAGTGACGGCGGAGAACGAGCCCTCTGCAGGGCTGCTCAGTGGGTACCCCTTCCAGTGCCTGGGCTTCACCCCTGAACACCAGCGAGACTTCATCGCCCGGGACCTGGGTCCTGCCCTTGCCAACAGTACGCACCACGACATCTGTCTGCTCATCCTGGATGACCAGCGCTTGCTGCTGCCTCACTGGGCCCAGGTG GTGCTGGCGGACCCGGATGCAGCTAAGTACGTCTGTGGCATTGCCATACACTGGTACCTGGACTTTCTGGCTCCAGCCAAAGCCACCCTGGGGGAGACACACCGCCTGTTCCCCAACACCATGCTCTTCGCCTCCGAGGCCTGTGTGGGCTCCAAGTTCTGGGAGCAGAGTGTACGCCTGGGCTCCTGGGACCGAGGGGTACAGTACAGCCATAGCATCATCACG AACCTCCTCTACCATGTGGCCGGCTGGACTGACTGGAACCTCGCCCTGAACCTGGAAGGGGGGCCCAACTGGGTGCGCAACTTTGTGGACAGCCCCGTCATCGTCGACATCACCAAAGACACGTTTTACAAACAGCCCATGTTCTATCACCTCGGCCACTTCAG CAAGTTCATTCCGGAGGGCTCCCAGAGAGTGGGGCTGCTGGCCAGCGAGAAGAACGGCTTGGACGCCGTGGCCCTGACCCGTCCCGACGGCTCTGCGGTCGTGGTGGTGCTCAACCG CTCCCCCGAGGACGTGCCTCTCACCATCGAGGACCCTGGCGTGGGCTTCGTGGAGACGCTGTCCCCGGGCTACTCCATCCACACCTACCTGTGGCGCCGCCAGTGA
- the GBA gene encoding lysosomal acid glucosylceramidase isoform X3, which yields MELSGPPREECPRPLGRAGIMAASLAGFLLLQATSWASGARPCSPKSFGYSSVVCVCNATYCDSLEPLTLPAPGTFSRYESTRSGRRMEQSLGTIRANHTGTGIEYNIIRVPMASCDFSVRTYTYDDTPDDFELRGFSLPEEDVKLKIPLIHQALELARRPVSLFASPWTSPTWMKTNGAVNGKGSLKGRPGDLYHQTWARYFVKFLDAYAEHKLRFWAVTAENEPSAGLLSGYPFQCLGFTPEHQRDFIARDLGPALANSTHHDICLLILDDQRLLLPHWAQVVLADPDAAKYVCGIAIHWYLDFLAPAKATLGETHRLFPNTMLFASEACVGSKFWEQSVRLGSWDRGVQYSHSIITNLLYHVAGWTDWNLALNLEGGPNWVRNFVDSPVIVDITKDTFYKQPMFYHLGHFSKFIPEGSQRVGLLASEKNGLDAVALTRPDGSAVVVVLNRSPEDVPLTIEDPGVGFVETLSPGYSIHTYLWRRQ from the exons ATGGAGCTTTCAGGTCCTCCCAGAGAG GAATGTCCCCGGCCCCTGGGCAGGGCAGGCATCATGGCTGCTAGCCTCGCGGGATTTCTTCTACTCCAGGCAACATCGTGGGCATCAG gtGCCCGGCCCTGCAGCCCTAAAAGCTTTGGCTACAGCTCAGTGGTCTGTGTCTGCAATGCCACGTACTGCGACTCTCTTGAGCCCCTGACCCTGCCTGCCCCCGGCACCTTCAGCCGGTATGAGAGCACGCGCAGCGGGCGCCGAATGGAGCAGAGCCTGGGGACCATCCGGGCCAATCACACGGGCACAG GAATCGAGTACAACATCATCCGGGTCCCCATGGCCAGCTGTGACTTCTCCGTCCGCACCTACACGTACGATGATACCCCTGACGACTTCGAGTTACGCGGCTTCAGCCTCCCTGAGGAGGACGTCAAGCTCAAG ATACCCCTGATTCACCAAGCCCTGGAGCTGGCCCGGCGCCCCGTGTCGCTGTTCGCCAGTCCCTGGACATCACCCACGTGGATGAAGACCAACGGGGCCGTGAATGGGAAGGGGTCACTCAAGGGTCGGCCCGGGGATCTCTACCACCAGACCTGGGCCAGATACTTTGTGAA GTTCCTGGATGCCTATGCAGAGCACAAGTTACGGTTCTGGGCAGTGACGGCGGAGAACGAGCCCTCTGCAGGGCTGCTCAGTGGGTACCCCTTCCAGTGCCTGGGCTTCACCCCTGAACACCAGCGAGACTTCATCGCCCGGGACCTGGGTCCTGCCCTTGCCAACAGTACGCACCACGACATCTGTCTGCTCATCCTGGATGACCAGCGCTTGCTGCTGCCTCACTGGGCCCAGGTG GTGCTGGCGGACCCGGATGCAGCTAAGTACGTCTGTGGCATTGCCATACACTGGTACCTGGACTTTCTGGCTCCAGCCAAAGCCACCCTGGGGGAGACACACCGCCTGTTCCCCAACACCATGCTCTTCGCCTCCGAGGCCTGTGTGGGCTCCAAGTTCTGGGAGCAGAGTGTACGCCTGGGCTCCTGGGACCGAGGGGTACAGTACAGCCATAGCATCATCACG AACCTCCTCTACCATGTGGCCGGCTGGACTGACTGGAACCTCGCCCTGAACCTGGAAGGGGGGCCCAACTGGGTGCGCAACTTTGTGGACAGCCCCGTCATCGTCGACATCACCAAAGACACGTTTTACAAACAGCCCATGTTCTATCACCTCGGCCACTTCAG CAAGTTCATTCCGGAGGGCTCCCAGAGAGTGGGGCTGCTGGCCAGCGAGAAGAACGGCTTGGACGCCGTGGCCCTGACCCGTCCCGACGGCTCTGCGGTCGTGGTGGTGCTCAACCG CTCCCCCGAGGACGTGCCTCTCACCATCGAGGACCCTGGCGTGGGCTTCGTGGAGACGCTGTCCCCGGGCTACTCCATCCACACCTACCTGTGGCGCCGCCAGTGA
- the GBA gene encoding lysosomal acid glucosylceramidase isoform X2, with protein sequence MELSGPPREECPRPLGRAGIMAASLAGFLLLQATSWASGARPCSPKSFGYSSVVCVCNATYCDSLEPLTLPAPGTFSRYESTRSGRRMEQSLGTIRANHTGTGLLLTLQPGQTFQKVKGFGGAMTDAAALNILALSPPARDLLLKSYFSEEGIEYNIIRVPMASCDFSVRTYTYDDTPDDFELRGFSLPEEDVKLKIPLIHQALELARRPVSLFASPWTSPTWMKTNGAVNGKGSLKGRPGDLYHQTWARYFVKFLDAYAEHKLRFWAVTAENEPSAGLLSGYPFQCLGFTPEHQRDFIARDLGPALANSTHHDICLLILDDQRLLLPHWAQVVLADPDAAKYVCGIAIHWYLDFLAPAKATLGETHRLFPNTMLFASEACVGSKFWEQSVRLGSWDRGVQYSHSIITNLLYHVAGWTDWNLALNLEGGPNWVRNFVDSPVIVDITKDTFYKQPMFYHLGHFSKFIPEGSQRVGLLASEKNGLDAVALTRPDGSAVVVVLNRSPEDVPLTIEDPGVGFVETLSPGYSIHTYLWRRQ encoded by the exons ATGGAGCTTTCAGGTCCTCCCAGAGAG GAATGTCCCCGGCCCCTGGGCAGGGCAGGCATCATGGCTGCTAGCCTCGCGGGATTTCTTCTACTCCAGGCAACATCGTGGGCATCAG gtGCCCGGCCCTGCAGCCCTAAAAGCTTTGGCTACAGCTCAGTGGTCTGTGTCTGCAATGCCACGTACTGCGACTCTCTTGAGCCCCTGACCCTGCCTGCCCCCGGCACCTTCAGCCGGTATGAGAGCACGCGCAGCGGGCGCCGAATGGAGCAGAGCCTGGGGACCATCCGGGCCAATCACACGGGCACAG GGCTGCTGCTGACCCTGCAGCCAGGCCAGACGTTCCAGAAAGTGAAGGGCTTTGGAGGGGCCATGACAGATGCGGCTGCTCTCAACATCCTCGCCCTGTCACCCCCTGCCCGGGATTTGCTGCTCAAATCCTATTTCTCTGAAGAAG GAATCGAGTACAACATCATCCGGGTCCCCATGGCCAGCTGTGACTTCTCCGTCCGCACCTACACGTACGATGATACCCCTGACGACTTCGAGTTACGCGGCTTCAGCCTCCCTGAGGAGGACGTCAAGCTCAAG ATACCCCTGATTCACCAAGCCCTGGAGCTGGCCCGGCGCCCCGTGTCGCTGTTCGCCAGTCCCTGGACATCACCCACGTGGATGAAGACCAACGGGGCCGTGAATGGGAAGGGGTCACTCAAGGGTCGGCCCGGGGATCTCTACCACCAGACCTGGGCCAGATACTTTGTGAA GTTCCTGGATGCCTATGCAGAGCACAAGTTACGGTTCTGGGCAGTGACGGCGGAGAACGAGCCCTCTGCAGGGCTGCTCAGTGGGTACCCCTTCCAGTGCCTGGGCTTCACCCCTGAACACCAGCGAGACTTCATCGCCCGGGACCTGGGTCCTGCCCTTGCCAACAGTACGCACCACGACATCTGTCTGCTCATCCTGGATGACCAGCGCTTGCTGCTGCCTCACTGGGCCCAGGTG GTGCTGGCGGACCCGGATGCAGCTAAGTACGTCTGTGGCATTGCCATACACTGGTACCTGGACTTTCTGGCTCCAGCCAAAGCCACCCTGGGGGAGACACACCGCCTGTTCCCCAACACCATGCTCTTCGCCTCCGAGGCCTGTGTGGGCTCCAAGTTCTGGGAGCAGAGTGTACGCCTGGGCTCCTGGGACCGAGGGGTACAGTACAGCCATAGCATCATCACG AACCTCCTCTACCATGTGGCCGGCTGGACTGACTGGAACCTCGCCCTGAACCTGGAAGGGGGGCCCAACTGGGTGCGCAACTTTGTGGACAGCCCCGTCATCGTCGACATCACCAAAGACACGTTTTACAAACAGCCCATGTTCTATCACCTCGGCCACTTCAG CAAGTTCATTCCGGAGGGCTCCCAGAGAGTGGGGCTGCTGGCCAGCGAGAAGAACGGCTTGGACGCCGTGGCCCTGACCCGTCCCGACGGCTCTGCGGTCGTGGTGGTGCTCAACCG CTCCCCCGAGGACGTGCCTCTCACCATCGAGGACCCTGGCGTGGGCTTCGTGGAGACGCTGTCCCCGGGCTACTCCATCCACACCTACCTGTGGCGCCGCCAGTGA